A genome region from Roseovarius sp. THAF27 includes the following:
- a CDS encoding cytochrome c, producing the protein MLATTVLPVAAQSDVRMGERLYQENCASCHGANLEGQSDWRIRLPNGRLPAPPHDASGHTWHHPDRVLLDIVKRGPAAIVGNGYESDMPGYEDVLTDDEITAIIDYIKSTWPNRIRASQESRSLTDEQAQP; encoded by the coding sequence CTGCTCGCCACAACAGTTTTGCCCGTTGCGGCGCAGAGCGACGTGCGCATGGGTGAGCGCCTCTATCAAGAAAATTGTGCCAGTTGCCATGGGGCAAACCTGGAGGGGCAATCAGATTGGCGCATACGATTGCCGAACGGCAGGTTGCCTGCCCCGCCGCACGACGCCTCCGGCCATACCTGGCATCACCCCGACCGCGTATTGCTCGACATCGTGAAACGCGGACCGGCGGCGATTGTCGGGAACGGGTACGAAAGCGACATGCCCGGATATGAGGATGTGCTGACAGACGATGAGATCACGGCGATCATTGACTACATCAAGAGCACATGGCCCAACCGGATCCGCGCGTCGCAGGAAAGCCGATCCCTTACCGATGAGCAGGCGCAGCCATGA